The nucleotide sequence ACGCCGATGATCTTGCCGAGCACGCCGGCGTAGACGCGTTCGGCGTAGTCGTCCGGGAGCGGGTTCATCGGTCGTCGCCCACCTCGGCCTTCAGCTCGTACAGCAGCCGGGTCAGGTCGGTGCGCACGTCGTCGTAGCGCGGGTCGGCGTAGACGTTGGCCAGCTCCAGCGGGTCCTCCTGGAGGTCGAACAGCTCCCATTCCGGCGCCATCGAGACGTCGCTCGAGCCGGTCGTGCCGAGCCCTTCCCCGTAGTAGTGGATCAGCTTGTACCGGCCGGTCCGCACGCCGTAGTGCGCGCACACCGAGATGGCCGAGAGGTGCTCCCAGTAGCGGTAGTAGAACGCGTCGCGCCAGCCGTCGACGTCACCCCGCTCGCAGACCGGGCGGATGCTGCGTCCCTGCAGCCCCGGCGGCCGCACCACGCCCGCGTAGTCGAGCAAGGTCGGCGCGAAGTCGACGTTCAGCACCATCGCGTCGCGCGTCTCGCCCGCCGGCAGCGCCCGCGGGTAACGGACCAGCAGCGGCATCCGCAGCGACTCCTCGTACATGAACCGCTTGTCGAACCAGCCGTGGTCGCCGAGGAAGAACCCCTGGTCGGACGTGTACACGACGATCGTGTCGTCAGCCAGGCCGGCGTCGTCGAGCCGGTCGAGGACGCGGCCGACGCACTCGTCGACCGCCGCGACGCAGCGCAGGTAGTCGGCGATGAACCGCTGGTACTTCCACAGCCGCTCCTCCGGCCAGGTGAGGCCCGCGGGCACCGGCGCCTTGAGCTCCTCGGCGCTGAGGTGGGTGTCAACGCGGATCTTCGCGACGCGCGCGGCCTCGGCCCGGCCGGCGTGGTCGTCGTCGTAGGTCGAGGGCACCGGGACCGGCCGGTCGGCGAACAGGTCGCGATGCCGGTCGGCCGGGACCCACGGGCTGTGCGGCGCCTTGTGGTGCAGCATCAGCAGGAACGGCCGGTCCGGGTCGCGGCGGTCCAGCCAGTCCAGCGCGATATCGGTGACCAGGTCGGTGACGTAGCCCGTCCGCCGGGTGCGGGTGCCCAGCTCGATCAGCTCGGGGTCGACGTACTCGCCCTGGTCGGGCAGCACGTTCCAGTAGTCGAAGCCGGCCGGGTCGTGCCGTTCGCCGTGGCCGAGGTGCCACTTGCCGACGATCGCGGTCTGGTAGCCGGCCTGCTGGAGCAGCCGCGGGAACGTCGTCTGCCGGTTGTCGAGGTTGTCGTCGAGCGTGTAGACGCCGTTGCGGTGGCTGTAGGCGCCGGTGAGGATCGACGCGCGGCTCGGCGTGCACAGCGCGTTGGTGCAGAACGCGTTGGTGAACCGCAGGCCACCGGCCGCCAGCCGGTCCAGCTGCGGCGTCGTCGTCACGGCGCTGCCGTAGCAGCTCAGCGCGTGCGCCGCGTGGTCGTCGGTCAGGACGAAGACGATGTTCGGACGGGTCATCGGGCCACCAGGGTCGTCGCGGCGGTGGCCGGCGCGTGGCACAGCCGGGCCAGCACCATCGCGCAGACGGCGGGCACGACGAACACCAGCGGCCACACGACCACCACCGCGGTCGCGCCGGCGGCCAGGACGACCAGGCACCGCACGGCCGTTCCCGGCGTCCCGAGGGCGGCCAGCACCGCGAGCCGGACCACCCGCGCCCCGGGCAGGTCCGGCTCCGCGAGCGCTGTGAACAGGTACGGCGTCGCGGCGAGGTAGACCACGAGCACGGAGATCAGCACCGCACCGGCGCCGACGCGCATCGCGTCAGGCAGCGCCGCGATCGCCCACAGGTCGCCGGCCAGGACCGCACCGGCGACCAGCCAGCCGCCGCCGGTCACCGTCGAGCGCCGAAAGCCCGAACGCATCGCCGCGACGAACTCGCGGGCGCCGGCCCGGGCCTCCGAGCGGGTGCGGGCCAGGCGGAACAGCGCCGTGGTGGCCGCCGGCGCCGTGACCACCGGCAGGCAGGCCAGCAGCCACAACGTCGTCAGCCAGACCAACTCGGTCGCGGCGGCCAGCAGGCGGTACAGCGGCGTGTCGGCGGTCACCCCGTCCTCCTTCGCAATCGTCAGGAGCCGATCAGGTCCTGGGTCATCTCGTCTATCTCCCGCATGACCTCGGGGACGTCGTCGCGGCTGCCGGTCCACAGCTCGTCGATCTTGACCGAGTACACCGACGCCTCCCACTCCGCGTAGCGCTCGTGGAAGGTGAGCACGACGCCGTCCTGCTCGACCGGGCCGAAGAAGGCCGCGTCGAACGCCTCCCGCGGGACGACGTCCTCGGCCGGGTACGCGTTCTCGCCGAAGCCGATCCGCGCCGGCACCAGCGACCCCATGCGGGAGATCTCCGGCAGCGTGTCCGGGTTCGCCATCAGGTGCTTCATCACGTCGAAGCTGACCTCCGCCGACCGGGTGGTCGACGGCAACGCGAACGCCGACCCGCCGACTTGCTGGAACCGGCCCTCCGGCCCGCGCGGGGTGGGCGCCACCGTCCAGGCGAACTTGCCCTGCACGAAGTCGTCGATGACGAACGCGGAGTCGTTGATCTGGGTGAGGATCGCGATCCGCTCGGAGCCGAACAGCGCGAAGTCGCCCGCCCCGCCCGCGTCGACGGTGTTGAGGTCGCCCGGCGTGGGCATCACCCGGTACTTGTGCATGGCGTCGACGAGGTACTGGACGGCCGCGATCGTGCCGTCGTCGGCGAGATGGCTGGTGCTGCCGTTGTCGGTGAAGAAGTCACCGCCGAACGAGCGGACCAGCCAGTACATCTGCACGGTGTGGACGGGCAGCGTCATGGCCCACGAGTTGTCGGGGTCGGGCGCGGCCTCCTTCAGGGTGATGGCCGCCTCGAGCAGGTCGTCGAGCGTCCAGTCGGCCGTCGGCAGGTCGACACCGGCCCGATCGAACCAGTCGACGTTGACGTACATGCCGCCGGCGACGATGTCGTAGGGCATGCCGTACTGCTGGCCGTCGAACTGGAACCCCTCGATCTGGCTGGCGAAGTACTCGTCCGGCCAGCCGTCCGGCGTCGCGGAGTCGATCAGGTCGTCGAGCGGCTCGATCAGGCCGGCGGCGGCGAACTGCGGCACGAAGCGCCCGTGCATCCAGCACATGTCGAGCGTGCCGCCGCCGGCGATCGTGGTCTGCAGGGTCGGGAAGTAGTCGTTGAACGGGATGCCGTAGTCGATGTTCCAGTCGACGTCGGGCTGCTCGGCGTCGAAGTACTCGCCGGTGAAGCGCAGCCACTTCTCCATCTCCTCGGCGCTCTCCCACGACGACGCCTGCCAGTCGGTCAGCGAGGTCCGGTCGCCGGAGCCGCCACTGGAGCCACAGCCGGCCAGCGACGGCAGTCCGGCGACGGCGAGCGCGCCCAGCGCCCCGCCCAGGAAGCCACGGCGCGTCGGACGGGGGACCAGCAGGCCCGACCGCGTCCTCGCGTATCTCTGCTCGCGGTTCATCCCTTCACTCCTGTCATTGCGATGCCACGGACGTAGTAGCGCTGCCCGACGATGAACATCAGCAGCAGCGGGAGGACACTCAGCGTCGACGCGGCCATGATCAGGTGCCATGGCGTGCGTCCCGGGTTCAGCGTCTGGAAGGCCAGCAACCCGACCGGGAGCGTCTTGTTCTCCATCGTGTTGATCATGATCAGCGGCCACAGGAACTCGTTCCACGTCCACAGGAACGTGAAGATCCCGAGCGTCGCGATGACCGGCGTGATGAGCGGCAGGACGATCTGCCAGTAGATGCGCCCGAAGCCGGCGCCGTCGACGCGGGCGGCCTCCTCGAGCTCGGTCGGCAGTCCGATGATGAACTGCCGCATGAGGAAGGTGCCCCAGGCCGTGAACATGGCCGGCAGGATCAGTGAGGCCAGGCTGTCCACGAGCGACAGCGACCGCATGATGATGTAGAGCGGCACCATCAGCACCGGGAACGGGATCATCATCGTCGCCAGGTAGCCGAGGAAGATCTTGTCCCGGCCCGGGAACCTGAGCCGGGCGAACGCGTAGCCCGCCATCGACGACGTCAGCACGGCGCCGGCGGTGGAGACGCCGGAGACGATGAGGCTGTTGAGGAAGAACCGGTCGAACGGCAGCGCGTTCCAGGCCTCGCTGTAGTTCGACCAGCGCCACTCCTGGGGCAGGATCGACGGCGGGAACTCGTAGATCTCGCCGGTGCTCTTCAGCGACGACAGCACCATCCAGGCGAACGGTGCGACGAACACCAGCGAGACCAGCGTGCAGGCCACGTACACCGCGATCGTGTGTCCCGACGGGCCGCGCCGGCGCCGCCGCGGGGCCGCCACAGCGGCCTGGGTGGTCGCGGTCATCGTCGTGCCTCCCCGTAGACCCACCGCTTGCTGAGCCGCCACTGAACGGCCGTGATGGCGAAGATCACCAGGAAGAGGAAGAACGCCAGGGCGGCGGCGTAGCCCATCCGGGAGAAGACGAAGGCGTTCTGGTAGATGTAATAGACGATCGTCGTCGTGCTGAACGCCGGGCCGCCCTCGGTCATGATGTAGAACTGGTCGAACGCCTGCAGCGTGCCGATGAACGACGTCACGAAGATGAAGAACGTCGCCGGCGAGACCATCGGGATCACGATGTACCGGATGCGCTGGAACCAACCGGCGCCGTCGACCCGGGCCGCGTCGAAGTAGTCGCGCGGGATC is from Jiangella alkaliphila and encodes:
- a CDS encoding sulfatase family protein, with the translated sequence MTRPNIVFVLTDDHAAHALSCYGSAVTTTPQLDRLAAGGLRFTNAFCTNALCTPSRASILTGAYSHRNGVYTLDDNLDNRQTTFPRLLQQAGYQTAIVGKWHLGHGERHDPAGFDYWNVLPDQGEYVDPELIELGTRTRRTGYVTDLVTDIALDWLDRRDPDRPFLLMLHHKAPHSPWVPADRHRDLFADRPVPVPSTYDDDHAGRAEAARVAKIRVDTHLSAEELKAPVPAGLTWPEERLWKYQRFIADYLRCVAAVDECVGRVLDRLDDAGLADDTIVVYTSDQGFFLGDHGWFDKRFMYEESLRMPLLVRYPRALPAGETRDAMVLNVDFAPTLLDYAGVVRPPGLQGRSIRPVCERGDVDGWRDAFYYRYWEHLSAISVCAHYGVRTGRYKLIHYYGEGLGTTGSSDVSMAPEWELFDLQEDPLELANVYADPRYDDVRTDLTRLLYELKAEVGDDR
- a CDS encoding YesL family protein, with the translated sequence MTADTPLYRLLAAATELVWLTTLWLLACLPVVTAPAATTALFRLARTRSEARAGAREFVAAMRSGFRRSTVTGGGWLVAGAVLAGDLWAIAALPDAMRVGAGAVLISVLVVYLAATPYLFTALAEPDLPGARVVRLAVLAALGTPGTAVRCLVVLAAGATAVVVVWPLVFVVPAVCAMVLARLCHAPATAATTLVAR
- a CDS encoding ABC transporter substrate-binding protein, yielding MNREQRYARTRSGLLVPRPTRRGFLGGALGALAVAGLPSLAGCGSSGGSGDRTSLTDWQASSWESAEEMEKWLRFTGEYFDAEQPDVDWNIDYGIPFNDYFPTLQTTIAGGGTLDMCWMHGRFVPQFAAAGLIEPLDDLIDSATPDGWPDEYFASQIEGFQFDGQQYGMPYDIVAGGMYVNVDWFDRAGVDLPTADWTLDDLLEAAITLKEAAPDPDNSWAMTLPVHTVQMYWLVRSFGGDFFTDNGSTSHLADDGTIAAVQYLVDAMHKYRVMPTPGDLNTVDAGGAGDFALFGSERIAILTQINDSAFVIDDFVQGKFAWTVAPTPRGPEGRFQQVGGSAFALPSTTRSAEVSFDVMKHLMANPDTLPEISRMGSLVPARIGFGENAYPAEDVVPREAFDAAFFGPVEQDGVVLTFHERYAEWEASVYSVKIDELWTGSRDDVPEVMREIDEMTQDLIGS
- a CDS encoding carbohydrate ABC transporter permease, which gives rise to MTATTQAAVAAPRRRRRGPSGHTIAVYVACTLVSLVFVAPFAWMVLSSLKSTGEIYEFPPSILPQEWRWSNYSEAWNALPFDRFFLNSLIVSGVSTAGAVLTSSMAGYAFARLRFPGRDKIFLGYLATMMIPFPVLMVPLYIIMRSLSLVDSLASLILPAMFTAWGTFLMRQFIIGLPTELEEAARVDGAGFGRIYWQIVLPLITPVIATLGIFTFLWTWNEFLWPLIMINTMENKTLPVGLLAFQTLNPGRTPWHLIMAASTLSVLPLLLMFIVGQRYYVRGIAMTGVKG